One segment of Akkermansiaceae bacterium DNA contains the following:
- a CDS encoding biopolymer transporter ExbD: protein MSRKKKADHLEEDEPGLDISSLIDVCFLLLIYFLVTTTIQPREQDLKMSLPAAAPSETPPVLAPMFIKVDKGGDVYINTGPAQELVESDPDSRKLPELRNRLDGYVATAKAGAQEPIVQIWADGEAEQQRIVDVLNCLAGVQISKVTFTDLVDTP from the coding sequence ATGTCTCGCAAAAAGAAAGCCGACCATTTGGAGGAAGATGAACCAGGGTTGGATATCTCGTCTCTGATCGACGTTTGTTTCCTTCTTCTCATTTACTTCCTAGTCACCACCACCATCCAGCCCCGTGAGCAGGATCTGAAAATGTCGCTGCCCGCAGCGGCTCCCAGTGAAACCCCACCCGTTCTGGCGCCCATGTTTATCAAGGTGGACAAAGGTGGTGATGTTTACATCAACACCGGGCCAGCGCAGGAGCTTGTGGAGTCGGACCCTGACAGCCGCAAGCTACCGGAACTGCGTAACCGTCTCGACGGATACGTGGCCACCGCCAAAGCAGGTGCGCAGGAGCCCATTGTCCAGATATGGGCGGACGGCGAAGCTGAACAGCAGCGCATCGTTGATGTTCTCAACTGTCTCGCCGGTGTCCAGATCTCCAAGGTCACCTTCACCGATCTGGTGGATACTCCCTAA
- a CDS encoding biopolymer transporter ExbD, whose amino-acid sequence MASKKLRASAAANDDELKVDMSPMIDMVFLLLIFFIVASTVIVVKQDPEVQPPVAKHSKKAKDGKGRIVINIRKDGTFRAEKTTTEFTDAEGIEDYVKKQKAIEEGKGLVPIIHLRGDKGVSFKYVRTVIRAAAKAGVDNVVFSVYGFERN is encoded by the coding sequence ATGGCATCAAAAAAATTACGCGCATCAGCCGCAGCTAACGACGATGAACTGAAGGTCGACATGTCGCCCATGATCGACATGGTCTTCCTGCTGCTCATCTTCTTCATTGTTGCCTCCACGGTGATTGTGGTGAAACAAGATCCGGAGGTGCAGCCTCCAGTAGCCAAGCATTCTAAGAAGGCGAAAGACGGCAAGGGCCGTATCGTGATCAACATCCGCAAGGATGGCACTTTCCGCGCGGAGAAAACCACCACGGAGTTCACCGATGCCGAGGGGATCGAGGATTACGTTAAAAAGCAGAAAGCGATCGAAGAAGGCAAGGGCCTGGTTCCCATTATCCACCTTCGTGGTGATAAAGGGGTCTCGTTCAAATACGTCCGCACCGTGATACGCGCCGCCGCCAAGGCCGGCGTCGATAACGTTGTGTTCTCGGTCTACGGATTCGAGAGAAACTAA
- a CDS encoding MotA/TolQ/ExbB proton channel family protein has product MNKTSYRSVKTVAIATSTVFLTSASLFAAPAEGSVLKRYVLDGGWPMILIGLLILALIALCVFNFMNLTKSKFAPDDLKAGLMDHMLNCRIRSAIELGASHPSYLGRMMAYALPNVDARRPEDLGRDYVEDAVADFTINENRKSMTLINYISLIAQAAPMMGLFGTVLGMVGAFGTLASGDGSADPSALAGDISVALLTTLWGLVTAIPSLTAYFFFKNKLNNLVAECHHTAEELLNASIQTVNGDAHLAKIPEGIAV; this is encoded by the coding sequence ATGAACAAAACATCCTACCGATCCGTTAAGACCGTAGCCATTGCAACCTCCACTGTATTTCTAACATCAGCTTCGCTGTTTGCCGCTCCGGCAGAGGGAAGTGTGCTGAAGCGATACGTGCTTGATGGTGGCTGGCCCATGATTCTGATTGGACTGCTAATCCTCGCACTGATTGCGCTTTGCGTCTTCAACTTCATGAACCTGACCAAGTCCAAGTTTGCGCCGGACGACCTCAAGGCCGGTCTGATGGATCACATGTTGAATTGTCGTATCCGCTCCGCCATTGAACTCGGAGCTTCCCACCCAAGCTATCTTGGCCGCATGATGGCCTACGCCCTTCCCAATGTGGACGCCCGCCGTCCGGAGGATCTCGGACGTGACTACGTCGAGGACGCTGTTGCCGACTTCACCATCAACGAGAATCGTAAAAGCATGACACTCATCAACTACATCTCCCTGATCGCCCAAGCAGCCCCGATGATGGGACTGTTCGGAACCGTTCTTGGTATGGTGGGTGCTTTCGGAACTCTCGCCAGTGGTGACGGATCGGCTGATCCATCCGCTCTCGCCGGTGACATCTCCGTGGCGCTGCTGACCACTCTCTGGGGCCTGGTGACCGCCATTCCCTCACTGACCGCCTATTTCTTCTTCAAGAACAAACTCAACAACCTCGTCGCCGAGTGCCACCACACAGCCGAGGAGTTACTCAACGCCTCGATCCAGACGGTCAACGGAGACGCGCATCTGGCTAAGATTCCCGAGGGTATCGCCGTTTAA
- the rsmA gene encoding ribosomal RNA small subunit methyltransferase A gives MNQTEIKERLDAMGVTPSKKLGQNFLIDENVARWIVDQLEVRPGDTVVEVGPGTGALTEHLVQTAARVILVEFDARLAEGLKKRFDGNDQVEVHHHDGARFDVRQLFKHQPVKLLGNLPYSAGGAIMRNFMKRPSPVCKAVLMLQKEFIDRIIAVPKTKAYGVLSLRMQSEWVSKPVKTIPPQAFFPRPLIDSTVMVCDPRGEDLPVYDARLFDEIVRRGFAQRRKQVRKQMPDTGSWQEAAKLVGVAETARAEEISLDQWIGLTRFYDDHPLKDTAQQGDELFDVVDDDDMVLRQATRDTVHQQNLLHRAVHLFVFNKRKELFLQKRSRLKDRHPGVWDSSAAGHLAAGEDYEETAVRELDEEMGIKGTEVQEVGRVAACENTGWEHVRLYLARHDGAVRFPCSEVEAGQWFSLDELRQWVHARPQDFASGFIECWNVFDSMLDK, from the coding sequence GTGAACCAGACGGAAATCAAAGAGCGGCTCGATGCCATGGGCGTTACCCCATCCAAGAAACTCGGACAGAATTTTCTCATCGATGAAAATGTCGCCCGCTGGATTGTCGACCAGCTTGAAGTCAGGCCAGGGGATACGGTGGTGGAGGTCGGTCCCGGAACGGGCGCTCTCACCGAGCACCTGGTGCAGACGGCGGCCAGGGTGATACTCGTCGAATTTGATGCCCGGCTTGCCGAGGGGTTGAAAAAACGATTCGATGGCAATGATCAGGTCGAGGTCCACCACCATGACGGTGCCAGGTTTGATGTGCGGCAGTTGTTCAAGCACCAGCCGGTCAAGTTGTTAGGTAACCTGCCTTACTCTGCGGGTGGCGCGATCATGCGGAATTTCATGAAGCGCCCCTCACCCGTGTGCAAAGCCGTGCTGATGCTGCAAAAGGAATTCATCGACCGTATCATTGCCGTTCCAAAAACCAAGGCTTATGGAGTGCTGTCCCTGCGGATGCAAAGCGAGTGGGTGAGCAAACCGGTGAAAACGATTCCGCCGCAGGCGTTTTTTCCGCGGCCGCTGATCGACTCCACCGTCATGGTCTGCGACCCTCGTGGTGAAGACCTTCCCGTTTATGATGCCCGCTTGTTTGATGAAATTGTTAGGCGTGGTTTTGCGCAGCGCCGGAAACAAGTGCGCAAGCAAATGCCGGACACCGGTAGCTGGCAGGAGGCCGCCAAGCTTGTCGGAGTGGCCGAGACCGCGCGTGCCGAGGAAATCAGCCTCGACCAATGGATCGGGCTGACCCGGTTTTACGATGACCACCCGCTCAAGGACACTGCGCAGCAGGGTGACGAGTTATTTGACGTGGTTGACGACGACGACATGGTCTTGCGACAAGCAACGCGCGATACAGTGCATCAGCAAAACTTGCTCCATCGGGCGGTACACCTCTTTGTATTTAACAAACGCAAAGAGCTCTTTCTGCAAAAGCGTTCCCGGCTCAAGGACAGGCATCCCGGTGTCTGGGATTCGAGTGCTGCCGGACATCTTGCCGCGGGTGAGGACTATGAGGAAACGGCGGTCCGCGAGCTTGATGAGGAAATGGGGATCAAGGGCACCGAGGTGCAGGAGGTGGGGCGGGTCGCCGCTTGTGAAAATACCGGCTGGGAGCATGTCAGGCTCTACCTCGCCCGCCATGATGGTGCCGTTCGGTTCCCATGCAGTGAAGTGGAGGCCGGCCAGTGGTTTTCCTTGGATGAGCTCCGCCAGTGGGTGCATGCGCGACCACAGGATTTTGCCAGTGGATTCATCGAGTGTTGGAATGTGTTTGATTCGATGTTAGACAAGTAG
- a CDS encoding CDP-alcohol phosphatidyltransferase family protein: protein MTLASKITLGRLFCAPVFAVLAVYYGESVKAGTPNETIRWWAVGVFIFAAVSDGIDGYIARHFNQRSKFGAFMDPFADKTLLLTGIVFLTFVPWGEGWHIPIWFTALMIARDIIIIVGIWILHYFNSHVPIRPHWTGKVCTVTQMVLLGWVMLKIIPLDPLYPTIAATLFTVWSGIEYFRQGLHMLHDHHHQAEPGSSKL, encoded by the coding sequence ATGACCCTGGCATCCAAAATCACCCTTGGCCGCCTGTTCTGCGCCCCGGTTTTCGCAGTGCTTGCCGTTTATTATGGCGAAAGTGTCAAGGCGGGAACCCCCAATGAAACCATCCGCTGGTGGGCGGTGGGCGTGTTCATCTTTGCCGCCGTCAGCGACGGCATCGACGGCTACATCGCGCGCCACTTCAACCAACGCTCCAAGTTCGGCGCGTTCATGGACCCGTTTGCCGACAAGACCCTGCTGCTCACCGGCATCGTCTTTCTCACCTTCGTCCCCTGGGGCGAGGGCTGGCACATCCCGATCTGGTTCACCGCACTGATGATCGCGCGCGACATCATTATCATTGTCGGCATCTGGATTCTGCACTACTTCAACTCCCACGTCCCCATCCGGCCACACTGGACAGGAAAAGTCTGCACCGTCACCCAGATGGTTCTGCTCGGCTGGGTGATGCTGAAAATCATCCCCCTCGACCCGCTTTACCCCACCATCGCCGCCACCCTGTTCACCGTCTGGTCCGGCATCGAATACTTCCGCCAGGGACTGCACATGCTCCACGACCACCACCATCAGGCGGAGCCTGGAAGTTCCAAGCTCTAA
- the der gene encoding ribosome biogenesis GTPase Der encodes MPNMPTVAIVGRPNVGKSALFNRLAGRRIAIVHDQPGVTRDRISAPCNITRSPCTLIDTGGIGSTLEDGFAAAVTTEADIAMQTADLILFIVDARDGVTSIDQALAQKLRKSKAPVQLVINKADNEKQEQISGDFASLGYGEGIPTSAELGKNMELLADAIDKVVEPLQRDIEEAEEVVKKEGLKIAIVGRPNAGKSSLINAILKDDRTIVSEIAGTTRDAVDIPYEFMGELHTLIDTAGIRRRTKMDSSVEIFSAMRAERSIRRADICLLVIDCAEGISAQDRKIARMIQDEKKPCLIVLNKFDLYQPGKGRTDRLEDATEHVRNELFFLAYAPYVCVSALKQQSIGLVFAKLAEIRKAAQNPITTGKLNRFLGEAFEKKPPQARKGQKRLKLLYATTAVNDRYTAIPVPTYILFVNDKRLMQENYEQYLSNRLREAHPTPGIPITFSVRSRNTKDEKKRGR; translated from the coding sequence ATTCCCAACATGCCCACCGTAGCCATCGTCGGCCGACCCAACGTCGGTAAATCCGCCCTTTTCAATCGACTCGCCGGTCGCCGCATCGCCATCGTGCACGACCAGCCGGGGGTGACGCGCGACCGCATTTCCGCGCCCTGTAACATCACCCGCAGCCCCTGCACCCTGATCGACACCGGCGGCATCGGCTCCACGCTCGAGGATGGCTTCGCCGCCGCCGTGACCACCGAGGCGGACATCGCCATGCAGACCGCGGACCTGATCCTCTTTATCGTCGACGCCCGGGACGGCGTCACCTCCATCGACCAGGCGCTCGCCCAGAAGCTGCGCAAGTCGAAAGCTCCGGTCCAGCTCGTCATCAACAAGGCGGACAACGAGAAACAGGAGCAGATCTCCGGCGACTTCGCCTCCCTTGGATACGGCGAGGGCATCCCGACCTCGGCGGAGTTGGGAAAAAACATGGAGCTACTCGCCGATGCCATCGACAAGGTGGTCGAACCACTCCAGCGTGACATCGAGGAAGCGGAGGAAGTGGTCAAAAAGGAGGGACTCAAAATCGCCATCGTCGGCAGACCCAACGCCGGTAAGTCATCACTCATCAATGCCATCCTGAAAGACGACCGCACCATCGTCTCGGAAATCGCCGGCACGACCCGCGACGCCGTGGACATCCCCTACGAGTTTATGGGGGAACTGCACACCTTGATCGATACCGCCGGGATACGTCGCCGCACCAAGATGGACTCCTCCGTCGAGATCTTCTCTGCGATGCGCGCCGAGCGCTCGATCCGGCGCGCCGACATCTGCCTGCTGGTCATCGACTGCGCCGAGGGTATTTCCGCCCAGGACCGGAAGATCGCGCGTATGATCCAGGACGAGAAAAAACCCTGCCTGATCGTACTCAACAAGTTCGACCTCTATCAGCCTGGCAAAGGCAGGACCGACCGGTTGGAAGATGCGACCGAACACGTCCGCAACGAGCTCTTTTTCCTCGCCTACGCACCGTACGTGTGTGTTTCCGCGCTGAAGCAGCAATCCATCGGTCTGGTTTTTGCCAAGCTCGCTGAGATTCGCAAAGCGGCCCAGAACCCGATCACCACCGGCAAGCTCAACCGCTTTCTCGGCGAGGCTTTTGAAAAGAAACCACCGCAGGCGCGCAAGGGCCAGAAACGCCTCAAGCTGCTCTACGCCACCACCGCCGTCAACGACCGCTACACCGCCATCCCGGTGCCCACCTACATCCTCTTCGTCAACGACAAGCGACTGATGCAGGAGAATTACGAGCAATACCTCTCCAACCGACTCCGCGAGGCCCACCCCACCCCCGGCATCCCGATCACCTTCTCGGTGCGCTCGAGGAATACGAAGGATGAAAAAAAACGGGGCCGCTGA
- a CDS encoding HIT domain-containing protein — MRGRQPAGGGNDSPGLPRGANASILAASTMPFQLHPRLAAGGFDFGTHGKCRVLLKDNAVFPWFILVPEVDDTITELHQLEATDYASVMFTIRQMSAFVETHFHPDKINVAAIGNIVPQLHIHIVARFASDPAWPGVVWSCDAKSNYGKEEALAIHTAYQLHMPASP, encoded by the coding sequence GTGAGGGGACGCCAACCGGCGGGCGGCGGCAATGACTCCCCCGGCTTGCCTCGGGGCGCGAATGCGTCCATACTCGCCGCCAGCACCATGCCTTTCCAACTCCATCCACGCCTCGCCGCCGGCGGCTTCGACTTCGGCACCCACGGGAAATGCCGCGTCCTGCTCAAGGACAACGCCGTTTTCCCCTGGTTCATCCTGGTTCCGGAAGTCGATGATACAATCACGGAACTCCATCAGTTGGAGGCCACCGACTACGCCTCGGTCATGTTCACCATCCGTCAGATGAGCGCCTTTGTGGAAACACATTTCCATCCCGACAAAATCAACGTCGCCGCCATCGGCAACATCGTGCCCCAGCTGCACATCCACATCGTCGCCCGCTTCGCGTCCGACCCCGCCTGGCCGGGCGTCGTCTGGAGCTGCGACGCAAAAAGCAACTACGGCAAGGAGGAGGCCCTCGCCATCCACACGGCCTACCAGCTCCACATGCCCGCGTCACCCTGA
- a CDS encoding virulence RhuM family protein has translation MANDSSKKQIRNSTAEFLIFSAQSGGDDLEVLYEDETIWLTQKLMARLFEVSVKTISEHLGNIYESAEITREATIRKFRIVQPEGTREVARVLDHYNLDAIISVGYRVNSLRATQFRQWATSVLRDFAIKGYVLDRKRLENGSFLNEDYFEHLLEEIREIRLSERRFYQKITDIYATSIDYNKDAPSTRNFFAKVQNKLHYAIHGKTAAELIQDRADSSKKNMGLTTWEGAPGGKILKSDVGVAKNYLTNDELASLGSIVTAYLELAENRARRKIPMTMEDWATRLDAFLEFDDHEVLQDAGSISAKIAQQHAESEFEKFRPRQDLEYRSDFDQEVSQLQHKDQPS, from the coding sequence ATGGCCAACGATTCCTCCAAAAAACAAATCCGCAACTCCACCGCGGAGTTCCTGATCTTTTCCGCCCAATCCGGCGGAGACGACCTGGAAGTGCTCTACGAGGACGAGACCATCTGGCTCACCCAGAAGCTCATGGCGCGGCTCTTTGAGGTCTCGGTAAAAACCATATCCGAGCACCTGGGTAACATTTACGAATCAGCCGAAATCACCCGTGAGGCAACTATCCGGAAATTCCGGATAGTTCAACCCGAAGGCACCCGCGAGGTGGCGCGCGTCCTGGATCACTACAACCTGGATGCCATCATCTCCGTCGGCTACCGCGTCAACTCGCTGCGCGCCACCCAGTTCCGCCAGTGGGCCACATCCGTGCTGCGCGACTTCGCTATCAAGGGCTACGTGCTCGACCGCAAACGTCTGGAAAACGGCTCCTTTCTCAACGAGGACTACTTTGAGCACCTGCTTGAGGAGATCCGCGAGATTCGCCTGAGTGAGCGGCGGTTTTACCAGAAAATCACCGACATCTACGCCACCTCCATCGATTACAACAAGGACGCGCCCAGCACCCGCAACTTCTTCGCCAAGGTGCAGAACAAACTCCACTATGCCATCCACGGCAAAACCGCGGCTGAACTCATTCAGGATCGCGCTGACTCGTCCAAAAAAAACATGGGCCTGACCACCTGGGAGGGTGCCCCCGGCGGCAAAATCCTCAAGTCCGACGTCGGCGTGGCCAAAAACTACCTCACCAATGACGAGCTGGCCTCCCTCGGCAGTATCGTCACCGCCTACCTCGAACTTGCCGAAAACCGCGCCCGACGGAAAATCCCGATGACCATGGAGGACTGGGCAACGCGACTCGATGCCTTCCTGGAATTCGACGACCACGAAGTGCTTCAGGATGCCGGCAGCATTTCCGCCAAAATCGCCCAACAACACGCCGAGTCGGAATTTGAAAAATTCCGCCCCCGGCAGGATCTGGAATACCGCTCCGACTTCGACCAGGAAGTCAGCCAACTCCAACACAAGGACCAGCCTTCTTGA
- a CDS encoding carbohydrate porin: protein MKKRTMIAMTALITAASAENNPFNAGDYLTGDWGGLRPELIDKGVTPFLYYDSIFGANVHGGIQDDRQFAGQVYAGVDLDLEKLLGWQGATMKISTVNRHGNTISGSVGGIYDPMTIYGGQVTYLYQFFIEKKFNEQWSLKLGRVSADTDFAKSPLYGYSLSTAINGPIRATLLENSITSFPYAVWGGRVKYNHNDQHQFQLGVYQTGPDQWDFTKNGLDFSFRDDDGVSVLLQYDWTPQVCGRDARIFVGAINSFRDFDNFNGGTTDFLFRAYAHAEVEVADGLKVFAMASYSAEDKVAKTPLQISAGVNYRGMIPGRGNDHTFLFATYGQLSDEYGDAIGQSVSHEMVYELGHRFQLTPSCYLQPSVQYIRNPGGTGAVDDAIVLGAWFGLKF from the coding sequence ATGAAAAAACGCACAATGATCGCCATGACCGCGCTGATCACGGCCGCCTCCGCTGAGAACAATCCGTTCAATGCCGGCGACTACCTCACCGGCGACTGGGGCGGGCTTCGTCCCGAGCTCATCGACAAGGGTGTCACCCCGTTTCTCTACTACGATTCCATCTTCGGAGCCAACGTGCACGGAGGTATCCAGGACGACCGGCAATTTGCCGGCCAGGTTTACGCCGGGGTGGATCTCGACCTCGAGAAGCTGCTCGGCTGGCAGGGGGCCACGATGAAGATCTCCACCGTGAACCGGCACGGCAACACCATCAGCGGCTCGGTGGGGGGCATCTATGACCCGATGACCATTTACGGCGGCCAGGTGACCTACCTCTATCAGTTTTTCATTGAGAAAAAATTCAACGAGCAGTGGTCGTTGAAACTCGGCCGGGTCTCGGCGGACACCGACTTCGCCAAGTCCCCGCTCTACGGCTACTCACTCAGCACCGCGATCAACGGACCAATCCGTGCAACATTGTTAGAAAACTCCATCACCTCCTTCCCCTACGCGGTGTGGGGTGGTCGGGTGAAGTATAATCACAACGATCAACACCAGTTCCAGCTCGGTGTCTATCAGACCGGCCCGGACCAGTGGGACTTTACCAAAAACGGACTGGATTTCAGCTTCCGTGACGACGACGGGGTGTCGGTGCTTCTGCAGTACGACTGGACACCGCAGGTCTGCGGTCGCGACGCCAGGATCTTTGTCGGTGCCATCAACTCCTTCCGTGACTTCGACAACTTCAACGGCGGCACAACCGACTTCCTGTTCCGCGCCTACGCCCACGCCGAGGTGGAGGTGGCAGATGGCCTCAAAGTCTTCGCTATGGCGAGTTACTCCGCCGAGGACAAGGTGGCCAAGACACCGCTCCAGATCAGTGCCGGCGTCAACTACAGGGGCATGATCCCCGGACGTGGAAACGACCACACCTTCCTCTTCGCCACCTACGGCCAGCTCAGTGACGAGTATGGCGACGCCATCGGCCAGAGCGTGAGCCACGAGATGGTTTACGAACTCGGCCACCGCTTCCAGCTCACCCCGTCCTGCTACCTCCAGCCATCGGTGCAATACATCCGGAACCCGGGCGGCACCGGTGCCGTGGACGACGCCATCGTGCTCGGCGCGTGGTTTGGACTGAAGTTCTAA
- a CDS encoding mannitol dehydrogenase family protein: MKEPIRLNQRNLSRLPASLTLPSYDRSKLTAGIVHVGVGGFHRSHEAFYTDELMQQTGVTDWGICGVGLRDADRKIADILKRQDYLYTLIVKHPDGKIENRVIGSLVDFMLGCDDATAVIDKMASASTRIVSLTITEGGYNFNAATGQFDFKNPDVKHDLANPRSPRTVFGYLAEALRKRRAAGTPAFTVQSCDNIQHNGDMTREMLLAFTGKQDPGLAQWIEREVRFPNAMVDRITPVTTPADIEYLENEVGVKDEWPVTCEPFCQWVIEDKFSDDRPDWETVGAQFVPDVTPYEKMKIRLLNAGHSVLGLLGSIHGHETIDQCVSDSLFATYLRRFMDFEATPVLGTVEGIDLEDYKDSLIERFGNPNIKDKLARICLESSSKLPKFLIPTITENLEQGGSIEYATLVIAAWCYYSDKGVNRDGRKLEITDEMKAELHKAAAGTQQDSLSFLKLKPVFGDLARNRTFTTEYESMVKTLYESPDISRLMQALLFGRE, encoded by the coding sequence ATGAAAGAACCCATCCGTCTCAACCAGCGCAACTTATCGCGCCTACCAGCATCGCTCACCCTGCCGAGCTACGACAGGAGCAAACTCACCGCCGGCATCGTGCATGTCGGGGTGGGGGGATTCCACCGCTCACACGAAGCCTTTTACACCGATGAGCTGATGCAGCAAACCGGTGTCACCGACTGGGGCATCTGCGGCGTGGGGCTGCGCGACGCCGACCGCAAGATCGCCGACATCCTGAAACGCCAGGACTACCTCTACACCCTGATCGTCAAACATCCGGACGGGAAAATTGAGAACCGGGTGATCGGCTCGCTGGTCGATTTTATGTTAGGCTGCGATGATGCCACGGCAGTGATCGACAAAATGGCGAGCGCGTCCACCAGGATTGTCTCCCTGACCATCACCGAGGGCGGATACAATTTCAACGCCGCCACCGGGCAGTTCGATTTTAAAAACCCCGATGTCAAACACGACCTCGCGAATCCCCGCAGCCCAAGAACCGTCTTCGGCTACCTCGCCGAGGCACTGCGTAAACGCCGCGCCGCGGGCACTCCGGCGTTCACCGTGCAGTCCTGCGACAACATCCAGCACAACGGCGACATGACCCGGGAAATGCTGCTCGCCTTCACCGGAAAACAGGACCCCGGGCTGGCGCAGTGGATTGAGCGTGAGGTGCGCTTTCCCAATGCCATGGTCGATCGCATCACGCCGGTGACCACCCCCGCCGACATCGAATACCTCGAAAACGAAGTGGGTGTCAAAGACGAGTGGCCGGTGACCTGCGAGCCGTTCTGCCAGTGGGTGATCGAGGACAAGTTCTCCGACGACAGGCCGGACTGGGAAACGGTGGGGGCGCAGTTCGTTCCCGACGTCACTCCTTATGAAAAAATGAAAATCCGCCTGCTCAACGCCGGTCACTCGGTGCTGGGGCTGTTAGGGTCCATCCACGGGCACGAAACCATCGACCAGTGTGTGTCCGACTCGCTTTTCGCCACCTACCTGCGTCGTTTCATGGACTTCGAGGCCACCCCGGTGCTGGGAACGGTGGAGGGGATTGACCTTGAGGACTACAAGGACTCGTTGATCGAGCGCTTCGGCAACCCTAACATCAAGGACAAGCTCGCGCGTATTTGCCTGGAGAGCTCCTCGAAGCTGCCGAAATTCCTGATCCCCACCATCACCGAAAACCTGGAGCAAGGCGGCAGTATCGAATACGCCACCCTGGTGATCGCCGCCTGGTGTTACTACTCGGACAAGGGGGTGAACAGGGACGGCAGGAAACTGGAAATCACCGACGAGATGAAAGCGGAGCTGCACAAGGCCGCTGCCGGAACCCAACAGGACTCCTTGTCCTTTCTCAAGCTCAAGCCGGTCTTCGGTGACCTCGCACGCAACAGGACTTTTACCACGGAATACGAGAGCATGGTGAAAACCCTCTATGAAAGCCCGGATATCTCACGGCTCATGCAGGCCCTGTTATTCGGACGAGAGTAA
- a CDS encoding carbohydrate kinase: MKTMNDSNSSKQTDAPGGFRVAGIGEVLWDVFPNGQRLGGAPTNFACHCRQLGATAFPVSCVGDDALGRRTVEELERLGVDVRHLQTSAAYPTGRVLVELDETGKPDYQILEGVAWEQLEFTDGLDALARSLDAVCFGTLAQRSEVSRRTIRGFLKRMPERALKILDVNLRQPFFSRALVEESLALANVVKLSDEELPVLAGYFELTGGVNEQLAGLRERFSLKLVAYTRGADGSVLVTAGGVQETGGVAVTPVDSVGAGDSFTAALCIGLLTGMPLPEVNQFANRVAAFVCSKAGATPILPESLKTIQPNTP, from the coding sequence ATGAAAACCATGAACGACAGCAACAGCAGCAAACAGACGGACGCGCCGGGCGGATTTCGCGTGGCGGGTATCGGGGAGGTCCTCTGGGACGTGTTTCCGAACGGGCAGCGACTCGGCGGCGCGCCCACGAACTTTGCCTGCCACTGCCGGCAGCTGGGCGCGACCGCCTTCCCGGTGAGCTGCGTCGGCGACGATGCCCTGGGCCGCCGCACCGTGGAGGAGCTGGAGCGGCTGGGGGTGGATGTGCGTCATTTGCAAACGAGCGCCGCATATCCGACCGGGCGCGTTCTGGTGGAGCTCGATGAAACCGGCAAACCCGACTATCAGATCCTGGAGGGCGTGGCCTGGGAGCAGCTGGAGTTCACGGACGGGCTGGATGCCTTGGCGCGTTCGCTGGATGCGGTGTGTTTCGGCACCCTTGCCCAACGTTCCGAGGTCAGCCGCCGGACGATCCGCGGTTTCCTGAAGCGGATGCCGGAGCGGGCGTTGAAAATCCTCGACGTCAACCTGCGCCAACCCTTTTTCTCCAGGGCACTGGTCGAGGAGTCGCTGGCATTGGCCAACGTGGTCAAACTCAGTGACGAGGAGCTGCCCGTGCTGGCGGGGTATTTTGAACTAACAGGTGGAGTGAACGAGCAACTGGCCGGGCTGCGGGAGCGTTTCTCGCTGAAGCTGGTGGCCTACACGCGCGGCGCGGACGGCAGTGTGCTGGTGACCGCCGGGGGCGTGCAGGAAACCGGTGGCGTTGCGGTGACGCCGGTGGACTCCGTCGGGGCAGGGGACTCGTTTACCGCCGCCCTGTGCATCGGTTTATTAACAGGCATGCCGCTGCCGGAAGTGAACCAATTCGCCAACCGCGTGGCCGCCTTTGTCTGCTCCAAAGCCGGAGCAACCCCCATTTTGCCTGAGTCCTTGAAAACCATCCAACCCAACACCCCATAA